The window ACAAACTTGATGAAGAGAACCGTTTTGTATCAAGGTTCAGCTGATGGAATACACTTCATAGCAATATAAGACAAAGTAAAGGTACATATTTGTTAAGATATGCTTAAAGCTGCATAGGGTCATTTAAGTGCTATTCAGATTTCttatatttttcagtttattattgttgttattatgttTGGTGATTTCTATAATTCTGTTCCATATTTCATGTGCTGCCTAATATAATGTTTACCATATGACCGTAATGTGGTGATTTGACTACagagatttatttttatgttttgcattGGATGTATGATATTTTTACTATGTAATTTTTGTGTGGACCCCAGGAAGACTAGCAACCACTTCTGGAAGTTAATGGGGATCCGAATAAAGaatatgtaaatgaattaatgttaggTTGTTAGCTTGAATTTACCTTTGAGGAAAAGTaggtgtcctcgctgatgttatACCTGCTCATTTGGTGATGAGGaatttaatccatagcatgctcttctcggtaattatttaaagaatttttttttaaaagaaagaaaaagcactgcatgtatcctctctGAGTACCTCGTGTCACtgttacaagtgacccagcaacaatgtttaaaaacatttttggatcattttgataaaatcccacttaaaacgattcaaacacacattactcctgtaggctctcattgtaaaaaggcaaacacttgtcagagaaatggtggTGGGGCAActgttgctaagacaggattggtcagaaacatcccccaccccaataataaaaacaagcaagtacaacccccccaatatttatacaatgatcaagggaaacatgtaaattcttcacactgtaatatccacccaatattcaagccaaatctacgccattggtcagaaatgcttttatgGCGGAGCTTAGCGAGGGGtcaattgagggaatgagtttaatCGATCAGATGTgtgcaatgaacttattagggttttcagtgtaacaTAGTTGTTTATCTGGTATTTCTTGTCTGTGTTACAGGCTGGAGGGGTACTCTCATGggaattgccatggcaacagtgaaAGCCATGGTTTCAGAGTTTGGTAGTAGGACTGCAGACATAGTATGTGTGATCGGGCCTTCTGTCGGGCCATGCTGTTTTACTCTGGAGCAAGATTCAGCCAGGGAGTTCCATGCCATACATCCTGACTGTGTTAGACACAAGGACTCACCTTCACCGTATGTTGATATCAGACTCACAACCAGGTAATCCAATGAAATGAAATCCTGCTCTGACTTCAACAGCACACTTGAGACCTATTTTATTGATCTCTCATACTGTAGTCACTCAGACAGGTCATGCCATTTCCTGAATTTATTCTCAGTAATAAAAAACCTCTGCCATAATTGGGATTTCTATTGGAATATTTTCAGAGAGAAAGGCTGATCATTACACAGGGTAAATTAAGACTTAGAAATGGGCCCAATGGTAGACTTTGTCATTTAACCTTTTCTTTGACAAGAGTATTACTTTATCTTGCATTTGTTAAAGTAGTAACATGTCCTAGCCCCAATCATGTTTTGTCTTGTAGAATTCTGCTGGAGAGAGGTGGCATTAAACCAGAACACATCCAGGACATCAGACTGCCAAACAAAACTGATTCCATGCTGTGCACCTCCTGCCAACCTGAGCTATTCTTCTCTCATGTAAGGGATGGAATCAACTTTGGGACACAGATTGGTTTTGTGTGGATCAAAGAATCCCATGATATGAACAAATCAGACCACTAATCACTGCATTCACCAAGTTCTGATTGAAAACAGACCTTTATCAAACTCAGATATGATACTACTGTAAACACTTTATTATTTGCATTgaaacagggttcccatggtAATGGAAAtcaaaacctggaaatattatggaattttaaaatagtgatttccaggcttggaaaagtcTAAGGGAAATTTCTGTGGCAAATTGTTCATTAGTTTTTAATTGGCCAGATATTGCTTATTGGAGACATTAGTACACTAAAAATGTTCTCTCTTCTATATTGAATCTaatccaggggttttcaaactttttgatgccaaggaccccggAAATTGAGGATCCCCTTGcgagagacccccccccccccccaaaaaaaaattacaaaggcAAAGTAGAAAAATTTCCTGTgtaaagacccatt is drawn from Myxocyprinus asiaticus isolate MX2 ecotype Aquarium Trade chromosome 11, UBuf_Myxa_2, whole genome shotgun sequence and contains these coding sequences:
- the LOC127448559 gene encoding purine nucleoside phosphorylase LACC1-like isoform X2, with amino-acid sequence MGKPAPDSYDGLVTNQVGVVIAAPGADCMPLLFTDPVAKVIGVAHAGWRGTLMGIAMATVKAMVSEFGSRTADIVCVIGPSVGPCCFTLEQDSAREFHAIHPDCVRHKDSPSPYVDIRLTTRILLERGGIKPEHIQDIRLPNKTDSMLCTSCQPELFFSHVRDGINFGTQIGFVWIKESHDMNKSDH